In one window of Chryseobacterium sp. JV274 DNA:
- a CDS encoding YdeI/OmpD-associated family protein codes for MNPQMIKFSAIIQQNGEMNAAFVEFPFSTEELFNKKGLVKIKAIFDDNVEYRGSLAKMKSDCHILGLTQEIRKQLGKTFGDEVSVSLTEDKEERVVEIADDIVSVFNENLDAKSLFDKMSYTHKKEYIRWIEEAKKPETRENRRIKMIQMILDGKKGI; via the coding sequence ATGAATCCTCAAATGATCAAATTTTCAGCTATTATTCAGCAAAACGGAGAGATGAACGCTGCATTTGTAGAGTTTCCTTTTTCTACAGAAGAACTGTTTAATAAAAAAGGGTTAGTAAAGATTAAAGCTATATTTGATGACAATGTTGAATATCGTGGAAGCCTTGCCAAAATGAAATCAGACTGTCATATTTTAGGCCTTACACAGGAGATCAGGAAGCAGCTTGGGAAAACTTTCGGGGATGAGGTTTCCGTTTCTCTTACTGAGGACAAAGAAGAGAGGGTCGTTGAAATTGCCGATGATATCGTCTCTGTCTTTAATGAGAATCTGGACGCAAAAAGTCTGTTTGACAAAATGAGCTACACGCACAAAAAAGAATACATCCGCTGGATTGAAGAAGCCAAGAAGCCGGAAACAAGAGAAAACAGGAGGATAAAAATGATTCAGATGATTCTGGATGGAAAAAAAGGAATATAA